TGTCAAGGCGTGAACTAAGAGAAAGCTTGCTATCTTTGGTTTCTGTTGCTCTAAGCAAAGACTCGAAAAGAGGAGAGGTGGGAGACATGCTTTTTAAGCATGAACATCAAAATCAGATCGGTTCTTCAAAATACCAAAAGCTGAAGAAAATTGCAGGTTCTCTTTTAGTCTTCTTCCTTTCAGTCATGTGCTCTCTTTCATTTTACACATCCTCACGGTCGAAAAAGAATCAGAAGAAAATAGCAGCTACGTTTTCCATCTTCACAACCTTGCTGTCAAAGAATAAGAAAAGGAGGAAGTAGCTGTATTGATTTCGATCTCGCCTTGCTGTCCAATGATGAACACGGAAGTGGGAAGCAATTGGTTCCCATCTCGTCTTGCTGTCCACTCGATGCAATCATGAAGTCTTTGCTGTCTAAGATGAAAGTAAGTGCATCTACATCTGGTGATCTTACTTGAACCAAGCTGAAGCATTCTTGCTGATTTCTTTCTTGTATAAATATACAAGTTCTGTGATTTTTGAGTTTCAATCATTTGGTTGTAAAAGAGTCGTCTCTTTGTTGCTCTGTtttgttccatgttgaaaacagTTTGTAAAACAACTGGTGTGTCTGTCCAGTAAGGATTGCAGCAGTCATTGCAATCCCAGAGTTAAATGTGTAATCTGTTTTGATTAGTGAATcattgggttctcaagagttagagccccgcagtgtttttgaTCTcgattgaggttttcactgcgtgaCCAATGTTGTTGTGTTATGCATATTCTCtgttcttgtttatgtagaGATTATAATCTGTCTGGAGTTTATACATCCTTGTATTAACAATGCAGTTCCATCATTCAGTAGGGCAAAGAATCTGGCCATGATAGATCTTTCTTACAATAATGGTCTAACCTATTAATTCCACTCGCTGGGAAAACCTCACTAACTTGGTCAATCTCAACTTGGGTTTCAATATGCTTGATGGGAATATTCCATCATCTCTATTTTCCCTGCCCTTGCTCTATAGTCTAGATCTTTCCAACAACCGATTCTCTGGTCAATTCCatgaaatttctaatttctctTCCTGCTTTCTGGAATTTCTTGTTCTGCGTAGCAATGATTTGGAAGGGGAAATACCAATGTCTATACATAACATCCGAGGACTTCAGAGTCTCGCACTCGAGTCAAACAAGTTGAATGGTACATTTGCTATCAATAGTCTTCATCAGTTCAGAAATCTTTCTTATCTTGACCTTTCATACAACAGCCTGTTGCTTAGTCTTGATGCTACCAACTTCTCGCATTCCTCCTTTCCCCAGTTTAGAGTCTTGAGGTTGGCTTCAGGGAAGTTGAGAAGTCCATTCCCAGAGTTTTTGAGAAATCAATCCAAATTGGAGCATTTGGACCTCTCAGACACCTACATACATGGCAGGTATATCGATTTGGGGGCTCAGTAAACTCTACATTCTAAATCTTTTTTCCAACTCCCTGAACCTCTTAGAAGGTCCTTTACTGAATCCAATGCCTTGTAATCTACGTGTGCTTGACCTTCATTCTAATCAGCTCCAGGGGAAAATCCCAGTTCTCTCATCACCTCATGTTCTGGCTCTAGATTACTCCAGGAATAATTTCAGCTCTAGCATTCCGGCTGACATTGGTGCATGTTTCACTAGTGACACTATATTCTTCTCTGTTGCAAGCAATAACCTCCATGGGATCATTCCAAGGTCAATATGCAATTCACAATCTCTCAAGATTCTTGATCTGTCCAATAATTCATTGAGCGGCAGCTTTCCTCAGTGCTTGACTACAATGAAACCTCTTGCAGTGCTTAATTTGAGGAGAAACAATCTTACAGATTATATTGCTGATAAATTTCCTCAAAGTTGCAGCTTACAAAGTCTAGACTTGAGTGGAAATCAGATACAATTAAGGACAATTTCCAAAATCTCTAGCCAACTGCATGAAGCTGGAGGTTTTAATTCTCGGAAACAATCAGTTAACAGATGCCTTTCCATGCTTTTTGAAGAACATATCTACTTTGCGTGTCCTTGCTTTGCAGTCCAATAAGTTTTATGGACACATTGGATGTCCCAAGACTAATGGCACGTGGCCAATGCTTCAGATCATAGATTTAGCTAACAACAATTTTGATGGTGATTTCCAGGATCATCTATGTCGACCTGGCAGGCAATGATGGCTAACAAAGATGATGCTGCATCAAAGCTCAGTCACCTTCAATTTCACAACCAGTATTTTCATCAGGTTAATTATCAGGATGCAATTACTGTGACTAGCAAAGGCATAGATATGGAGTTGGTAAAGATTCTACCTGTCTTCACCTCAATTGACTTCTCATGCAACAAGTTCAACGGACCAATACCTGAGGAAGTTGGAGAATTGAAATCCTTACATGTTATCAACCTGTCGGATAATGTTTTTACAGGTGAAATCCCATCATCATTAGGAAACTTGCAACAACTTGAGTCCTTAGACATCTCACAGAACAACCTGGGCGGCCAAATTCCACCACAGCTTGCAAACCTTTCTTTCCTTTCATTCTTGAATGTGTTATACAATCAACTGGTTGGGGAGATCCCAAAAGGTACTCAGATTTCAACATTTTCGAAAGCTTCATTTGTAGGTAATAAAGGATTATATGGGCCACCTTTGACAGCAGAAAACAGACCAGTGTTGTCATCACCAACATTAGAAGGAAGCCATCAAAATTCTGGAGGTGAGATCTATTGGGATCTTATCAGTGCTGAAATTGGATTTACATGTGGAATCGGAATGGCGATCGGATCACTTTTGTTTTGCAAGAGATGGAGGAAATGGTACTACAGAACTATGTTTAACATCCTCGTTAAGATATTCCCTCAGTTGGAAGAAAGATGTGGTAATTACAGAGAAATTGAACCGAGTATGGAGAGCAATGCAGCCGGATTCAATTGTGGCCGGAGCTCACTCTAGTTCTTTCCCTCTAGAAATCTGCTTCTGCTGTCACATTTAAGTTCAATTCTGCTCTAGTCATCTTTGTAATATGGTCACACAAAATCATGGAAAGCCAAGCCATGACGTGTAATGATTAAATTACTCACCTGAACAATAACAGAACAATCCCGCTCTTTACAGTTCTTTTCCTCGTTATGTCTGAAGTTTCACCAAGCATTAACCATCCGGTAAAAAGAGGATCCCGCTCTTTAGAGTTCGAACATAAAATTTGGAATCCGTAAAATACTTATTACACAGTTGTTAATACAAACAGACGATGACAGTTTGGGCTAAACTAGCTCATGGTCAATGCAGAGTTACATGGCAGTGGTAGAGCTTGATATATTGTGGGAAGTGGGAACTAATCTGACTCGGAGCCTTGGATTGTAGCTCTCCAAGTCATCAACAGCTGCAGAATTTGTAAGCACAGCAACTACCGGATAACTTTGCCATCGCCCTATCTCAACCGAAGTCCACCACTAAAAACTATTGAAGTTGTCGACCACCCTAACCAAACCCTGTGGGCACCAATATAGGAAACTTCATAATATAGCCCACCATTCTGGTGAATGTTCATTGAATCATTGTGTGCGCTTTCACACTTGGGAAAGCATAATGCATGGTCCATACCCATATTAAAACACAAAATATTGCATGGTTTATATAAGGAAGGTGACGGATGACTAAGCAAGTAAACCAGTACTGAGCTTAACATGGCTTTTGAGTCCTGACAAGACAAATTTGTCACCACAATAAGGACCAACTTGCACTACCTATCCAGAAGGCAAAACTCCTATCCAAGGAGATTTTGATTCCCACCAAGTCAAATATTCAAACATTGCCCATGCCTCTTAAATGTTAATAAACAGTCTCCTTTTTCTCCATCACTTGGCTTCTCAGCACTCAGAACCAGGCAACCAGCAAGTTCCAATGGCCTTTTTTCTTCCATATAGGACTTCCACACcacatttctcaattttaattAATCTGCTCATCCCATCTTTGTTcatcatcaccttgttgccttCACCATATTCTACTTCTGCAGCCACCATCATTTCCAAATCCAATCAGACCGATAGGCTAGCCTTACTTGCCATTAAAGCTCAGATCATCAAAGACCCAAATAGCATTTTGAGCTCATGGAATGACTCTCTCCATTTCTGCAACTGGACAGGTGTGACTTGCGGTCTTCGTCACCAAAGAGTCATGACCTTGAACTTGAGCTCATATCAGTTAACTGGCTCACTCTCTCCTCATATAGGAAACCTCACTTTCCTTTCTGGCCTCAACCTTGAACTCAACAATTTCCACAGTAGTCTCCCACAAGAAATTGGCCATTTATTCAGGCTCAAATACCTTAACCTCTCCAACAATTCATTTTCTGGGGAAATCCCACCAAATCTCTCAAATTGTTCTAGTCTAATCTGGCTTCGTTTAGGCTTCAACAAGTTAATTGGGAAAATCCCATTTGAATTAGGCTCATTGCAAAAGCTAGAGAGAGTTCAACTTCACTACAACAGCCTAAGTGGACCGCTTCCAAGTTCTGTAGGCAACCTTTCCTCTGTTAGATCTCTGTCTCTGGCAGTTAACAACTTGGAGGGAAAGATACCGGAGTCACTGGGCCGCTTGAAGAATTTGGAATTCCTTGGATTTGGGGTTAATCAATTTTCTGGTATGGTCCCATCCTCAATTTACAACCTTTCTTCTCTTACAAGGCTTAGTTTACCATACAATCAACTGCAGGGGAACTTGCCTTCAGACTTGGGTTTCACTCTTCCTAACTTGCTAGTCTTAAATTTGGGTCACAATCTCTTCACTGGAACCTTACCAGCATCACTGTCCAATGCGACAAATCTTCTTGAATTAGATGTCAATGGGAGTAATTTCACTGGAGAAGTTGCAATTGATTTTGGAGGCCTAACTAGTTTATGGTGGCTGATTCTTGCTTCGAATTCCTTGGGCACAGTACAAGCAAATGATTTGAGTTTCTTTAACTCTTTGAGCAAATGCAGGAACTTACAAATGCTTGATTTAAGCGATAACCAATTTGGAGGGGTGTTGCCAGATTCCATGTCCAACTTCTCAAACCAACTTGTGTCACTGAGACTGGGAAGAAACCAATTATCTGGAAGCTTCCCTACGGGAATATTTGAGAACCTTGTTAATCTGACAGAACtgatgatggagaagaacaaTTTCAGTGGTGGGATTCCTGCAATTATTGGTAACCTCTGGATGCTGTGGCGATTAGATTTATCTGCAAATAAGTTTTCTGGCCAAATTCCATCATCCATAGCCAATATGAGTCAATTGTATGCTCTCTATCTTCAAAACAATCATTTCACAGGTACTATTCCCTCAAGTTTTGGGAACCTTTCAAACTTGCAAGAGCTAGACCTTTCTCAGAATTATCTCAATGGAATCATACCAGAAAAAGTTATGAGCCTTTCTTCTCTGACCATTTCCCTAAACCTTTCTCAAAACCGATTGACTGGTTCCTTGCCCTCAAAAGTTGGAGACTTGAAAAATCTAGGGAACTTGGATCTTTCTGAGAATATATTGTCAGGAGAAATTCCCAGTAGCCTTGGTAGTTGTGTATCCTTAGAACACCTTCACTTGGAAGGTAACTTTTTTGAAGGAACCATTCCTTCAACTTTTAGATCCTTGAGAGGTCTTCAAGACTTGGATCTTTCGCATAACAACTTATCTGGCCAAATTCCTGATTTTTTTCAACTTATTTCCCTTGTGAACTTAAATCTTTCCTTCAACAATTTTGAGGGTCAGGTGCCAACAGGAGGAGTTTTCAAAAATGCAACTGGCACTTCAATAGCAGGAAATGGAAAGCTTTGTGGAGGCATACCTGAATTTCAATTGCCGGTTTGCACTGCTACTAagccaaagaaaagaaagatgtcTCAAGGACTGAAATTCATGATCTTATTGCTTTCTGGACTTTTGGGGTTAGTTTTGATCATGTCTGTTCTAGTTATTTATCGGTTAAGGAAGGCCAAAACACCACCCTCTACAGAAGCTTCATCAACTAAGGAATTGCATTTGAAGATATCCTATGAAACTCTCCTTCAAGCTACCAGAGGATTTTCTCCTGCCAACCTAATTGGTTCTGGTAGCTTTGGTTCTGTCTACAAAGGGATTCTTGATGAAGTAGTTGTGGCAATAAAGGTACTCTACTTATATCAACCAGGTGCTCTAAAAAGCTTCTCAGCTGAATGTGAAGCCTTGAGAAGTATTCGGCACCGGAATCTTGTGAAAGTCTTAACTGCCTGCTCAAGCGTTGATTTTCAAGGTAATGAGTTTAAAGCTCTTGTCTATGAGTATATGCCAAATGGGAGTCTGGAGAGTTGGCTACATCCACTTTCAGAAGCTGATGACTTAAATGGTGACTTGAGGATGCTTAGTCTTCTACAAAGATTGAACATTGCCATTGATGTGGCATTAGCTCTGGattatcttcatcaccattgcGAAGAACAGATCGTTCACTGTGATCTGAAGCCAAGCAATATCCTACTCGACAATAATATGACTGCACATGTGGGTGATTTTGGGTTGGCCAGGTTCATTCCAGAAGCTTCAAGTAGATCTCCTATCAATCAAACCAGCTCAGTAGGACTGAAGGGAACTGTTGGCTATGCTGCACCAGGTATATAGCTCTACTCTAATATGTTTCAATTCTATTCAAATTTTGTTAGCAACTTGCATTCTACACGAAAGTTTAGAAATATGTTTACGATGCAATTGAACTAATCACAGGAAAGAGCCAAATACATTTAATAGATTTATAAGTTGTTCACTTGTAATAATCAAAGCTACAAACATGTAGAGTATGGCATGGGAAGCAAGGTCACAACTTACGGCGATGTGTACAGCTTTGGTATACTCTTATTAGAAATGTTCACAGGGAAGAAGCCCACTGATGACATGTTTAAAGACGGACTGCAGCTCCATAATATTGTTAAGAATGCATTGCCTGAACACATATCAGAAGTTTTAGAACCATTGTTTGTAGAAGGAAGGGAAGGAGAGGACGATCACTGGACTAGTGAAGAGAAATGCATTGTGGGGCAGAGAAAAAATGACCTAAATCAAGAGTGCCTAATTGCAATACTCAGAATTGGAGTTGCTTGTTCAGTGGAATCACCTAGAGGGAGAATGGATATCAGTCATGTTGTTAAGGAGTTACAGTTAGTCAGAGACACTCTTATTGGATCTGGAGTGGACTAGAGCCGATGGAGCAGCTAACCTATGACCTAACCAAATCAGGTGTACGGTTGTTTGCACACAGATAAAGATTTGGAAGCTCCAAGCATATTTTGTTTGAATAAGTAGATATGGTTGTAACTGAGTTTCATGCCTGTTTTATGTGATTTTGAATAAATAGTTACTACTGTAAATCTCGGTTTAAAAGGAGAGCACTTGAGCTACCCAAGCCTCCACTACAATAAACTTCATCTAGGGATAAGAATATTCTTTTCTTGGGTAGGATTTATCGAAGAGTTTGAACAAGCATATCATGAGAAAACATGTTCAAAACAAACGCAGCCAAAAATAGAAAAGCCAcagcacaaaacaaaataaaaacaaaaaccaaatagCAATGCCTTATGAATTCCAGTAATGCATAGATACCTATttctattcatatatatattatgcagACACAAATGTATACATGAGgcacagaccaaaaaaaaaaactgtatagATGTGGCTAAATATGAAGATAGGTAACAAACTTGGCTAATTTTGGATTCTGTGCTGCTGCTGCATCTTCAATTGAGATAAAGAGTCTCTAATGGCCTTCATTTTGTTGACAATGATACCCATAAGCACCCGCTCTCTTGGTGACAATGCAGAGCATGAAAGTCCAATCTGTATCACTGAAACCAAGCATTCCTCAAATCTTCTTGCGTTGACTTGGGGGTGATCTTGATATCTGGTTAATTCTTGTATGTCATTGCAGGATCTGTCATCATCCTTGTCATCTGTCTCAAGGAGCAATGAAGGGTCAGCTATGTCCATGACCAGATCAGGTAAAGCCATGGCTGCAAATTGGTGAATACTTAGATGATCTTTGAACATGTCATCAGTGGTTCTTTTTCCCGTGAACATTTCTAGCAACAGTATTccataactatatatatatctcccaGAACGGAAATTTGACCTCCCATGCCATACTCTGCCATTCAATGCCATAAATTATGGAAAAAATTAAGTTTGTATTTCAGACATTGGTGATAGATAGTTATTTTCCAGGAAAGATTTGGACAGTTCTAAATAGCTACATACAAGCTTGCTAAATTGAGCTACCTATTGGTTTGCACagcattgaaaatttgaaagctTCAAATCAAGTCTTGCCTTTGTACAACTAATACAATTACCTTCTGAAAGAGATAAATAAACCCTTCACTAATTTTGGAGAAAAAAACTTATGAGGACTTGTAACAAACACAACATGGGCCATTGTTCAATCTTCAAAGCAGTagcagaaaaaaaagaaagaacccgactataagaaaaacaaaatagcaATGTAAAGTTTGAAACTTTCCCAAAGCTAAAGGTAAAAGTTGCCGGCTTTACCTTACTAAACCCTCTTTTTCCACTTTTCCGGGATGAAATCTGATCCCCTTCAAGCTTTCTTTTGACCTTTCCGATCAAGAGTAAAGAAAGCGTGCGTGCTTTTACTCTATACTACGGTGTCGTTTTAGCTTGCCTTTACTTTTCTTGATCAAGTCCAAACGGCGACGTTTTAGCCCTGCTACAAAGTACAAAAGTACAAGAACCccatttttgtgtttttgtcGTCTACTCAGTCTCCTATTGTTTTTATTGCTTTGTTGGTTGTGAAGATTACAAGCAAATATAGCTATCAGAAGTGATAATTTTATTCAAAAGACGCTACAATATATTTTGGTTGCATTGCTCTACCATATACTAAATTACCGATGCAAATTTTGTTTCTACTTTTCGATGACACTATTTAGTGCTGAATTCAATCGTACATGatgaagcatttttttttttaagtaaaggAAAATAAAAGTAAGAGGATAGGACATATCCTGCACATTCCAGAAGTAAAGTACTACTGATGAGGAATAACAGACATCATTCTGCcttccaaaacaaaagaaatcatctaAAACGAAAATTAGGGAGACCCAACTTATCtcttaaacaaaattgattaACGAAACTAGGAGATGAATCAAACCAAGTAAAGCCCGTACCAGAAGCGCCAAAATTGGCCAATGCATCAGCCACCTGGTTACCTTCATGAAATATATGTGAGCAACAAAATTGCATCATCGAAATGTGATGCACACAATTCTTCCATGCCACCTATAATTGCCAAGGTACCATCTGGGGAGAGTGGAGAAAATTTAGAATGAGGGACGAGTCAACTTCCAGCCAAATATGCTTCCAATCTCGAACCCATGCAAGCTTGATTGCCTTGATCACTACCATAACCTCCGCAGCAATGGAACTAGGAATGTCAAGGGATGATGAAAAGGCACCAACATGGGCTACCATATCCTCATCGAGAAGGACGTTGCTTGGCTTTAGATCACAATGAACAATGGATGTTTCACAATGGATGTTTCACAATGGTCATGTAGATAATCTAATGCGCAAGCAACATCAATGGCAATATTGAGCCTTTCGATAAGGCTCAATCTCTTACTTTGAGATCCGTCGTCTTCTCTAGCATGCAGCCAAGGATCTAGACTTCCATTTTCcatgaaattgaaaactatACTTTTGAAGTCGTTACCCTGATTGTCGGTGCTTGAGCAGGTAGTTATGATCTTCAGAAGATTGCGGTGCCTTATACTTTTTAGAGCTCTGCATTCATCAATGAAACTCTTTGAAGCTCCGTGTTGTTGAAGGTTTGACACCTTAACAGCAACTACCATTCCATTACTACTCAGTAATCCTTTGTATACAGAACCAAAACTTCCCGAACCAATCAGATTGTCCACAGAAAACCCATTAGCTGATTGAACAAGTTCCAAGTAAGAGATACTTGGATATGAATCATTATGAGAAGATGAAGTCAAAGGTCCATCTCTCGGCTTTTTCATCATTGAACGTGCAGCAACCAAGCAGGAAAGAGCAATTATTAATGCAATTGCACTAGTTAAAGGGATTATTACTTTTGGGGCAAGTAGTCCTCGAGATGAATGAGGCTTTCTGCTGGAACATGGAGGTAGAAGTAATTCTGGGATGCCACCACAGAGCTTATCATTTCCAAGAACTGAGACTCCACTTACGTTCAGAAAGATTCCTTCTTTAGGcaattgtaacgtcccgaacgtAAAGTTACCAGTTTacgagtctttcgatgggtaaacgacaattacatttaatttttggctccgttttgacattttagggggccctaaaagttgactttttgttcggatcaaaatttgagaaaattttcttcatgaaagttgtagaggacgttaaaccgagcgcgtgcatatgtggtacgtaaaaatcggagttcgtatgcgaaaataagcgaaatactaaagttactgttcatatggtaagtttctataaatagccaagttactgtggtaagtttccatttttggaaacctaccggtcttttctctctcctctcccccgaccttttcttcctcttcgccccgattcttcctcctctgaTTTCTTCCTCCTTCGGCCACCCCAAGATGGAATCCGGGCATCAGCTGGCTCGCCTCTTcacccttgtcacgtctgtggtggtgttttgcagcgATTTGGCTGGAAGAGCTCGATTTGGAGCTGTGAAGGTTACTGTAGAAAATCGGGATTTcagtcgatttccggcgattccggccgtctccggccaccaaattggcgtcgaaggttcggtttttgacatagatcatttcccctaaggtctttcatttcaatttgcagtgtagaggtcgaattaacaatttcaatttctagggttcttggagttttctggaaaaatttcactggcctaattggagctcttctaggtaaaattggaactttttgtagttgagaaagaggttgggtttgttgagtagatggtgctgccaaattttggtggccatcggaggtggttgccgccggcgcgtggggcccacgcgctgccactgttggtggcccgtggaggcgtgtaggacattgttttaatttcattctttagcccattaaattgtagaaatgttgtagagcttgtatgtgaagtttggtgaattttggaggaattTAGAATTGGTTGTGATTTTCGGaagttgggagttttgtgattgaattgtgggaaatccagccgtcggatttccctcgttttcattgtggattATGTAAATCGTGGAATTGGggttaatggtgaagtttggattaattggagaagaaatgaaaatgttgatttatgagaatAGGACATTGGAATTGTATAActccggattgttattcacgaattataattgtgtacagggcgatattccgagctattgctcgatgaaggaagtcgtatgcgtgatcgcctaaatagtactgtgagtggacatttgtttttaaattaattccgcatgcagtattattattttcttccaattgagatttaattatgttttgaatatttgagcgttgatttatcgagatttatttatgaattacgagattagtattgaaattccttcccaaGGGCTTTTaatagatttttgagatagtcattcatgagttattgagttgaggaatgattttcgggaagtgactgattcagcaAATATTATCAGAAttatggatttcgaatatcggtttttatgaggattcacgagtacgaatgtttcatcgaatttttgagcatgattgaattatcgagatttattgagctttaagctccgtacttatcagtcttgaagttagattgagttttctttccaaaatcatttattgatttacagagtatttgattttatgttttcgaggatgctttcgaggatttattgagatattgaggtttgatttagtgagttaatcctgagttatgctttcggtgaattattattgatttattgaagtaataccgAGTTTCTTttcgaaagcaagtaattgaaagaggttattttcagtttcttgaggaggctattcagtttattaaggaggctagttttggcgcatgcgtatcttacctagttggcagtcccttctaggtaatagtctggttggcagtcccttccagactacagcccggttgacagtcccatccgatgcgtcacctggttggcagtcccttccagatgacatgaggtagttagtcggcagtcccgtctactacctgtggttagtcggcagtcccgtctactacatgtggctagttggcagtcccttctatccaccgcctcctattccggttggcagtcccttccgatgcgtcatctgggtgatagtccctcctagatggcatgagatgactagacagcagtcctttctagtcatcaaacgagcctcatgaaaaggatgtttttataaggattgaggatgagattttaagagatttcaagatgttcttgttacgtgattgggatttcagtaaagaggatgattaagagtgttttcaagattgttactgcatgcgagattttagagaataatttgggaaagcattaagttttacttatacatttgaaagtacttatttttcgtccactcactctaacagattttaaatgtttttcccTGGGTctttcggttttaaatgcccagtttgcaggccagtttagcttgaggtcgagcgtacttggggttgaggcatagctgtcatagcttccgcagtataaaagtattggtcgtttatcttgtattctaccttcttgtacgcctaagaaatagattgctctgataaatcttgagattaatattcttaagtatcagaattgtttgtgaaattggagatgttgtgatatagggagcagggtggctccaggagaataaggatgaatgatttagaagtgtaaatgtttttctacaggttttgggttgtccacttttagagggagttccgccaaatttttggtagaatttcttctaaggtgggccccgcagggcctcttcgaatttcagggtgaaatccggggggGTCCTGTCAGCAATTCACCTTCAAAATCATTTTGAGAAAGATTGAAATACCTAAGAGCTCCAAGCTTGCCTAAAAATTCTGGAATCTGTCCAGGTAAGTTATTCCGAGAAATATCCATCTGATCCAAGCCTCTTAACTTTTCTAGAGATTGAGGAATATGTCCTTTGAATTCATTACCTTCCAAATGCAGGCTAACTAAGCTAGTACAGCTGCCAAGGTACGTAATGGGGATCTCACCTGATAACTTGTTTCCTGATACATCTAGCTCAGCAGGATTTACTAAAGTGCCCACTTCATCCGGTAGGGAAACACTCAA
Above is a genomic segment from Rosa chinensis cultivar Old Blush chromosome 3, RchiOBHm-V2, whole genome shotgun sequence containing:
- the LOC112194098 gene encoding LOW QUALITY PROTEIN: probable LRR receptor-like serine/threonine-protein kinase At3g47570 (The sequence of the model RefSeq protein was modified relative to this genomic sequence to represent the inferred CDS: deleted 2 bases in 1 codon), coding for MSQNSLSVSLPDEVGTLVNPAELDVSGNKLSGEIPITYLGSCTSLVSLHLEGNEFKGHIPQSLEKLRGLDQMDISRNNLPGQIPEFLGKLGALRYFNLSQNDFEGELLTEGIFLNVSGVSVLGNDKLCGGIPELLLPPCSSRKPHSSRGLLAPKVIIPLTSAIALIIALSCLVAARSMMKKPRDGPLTSSSHNDSYPSISYLELVQSANGFSVDNLIGSGSFGSVYKGLLSSNGMVVAVKVSNLQQHGASKSFIDECRALKSIRHRNLLKIITTCSSTDNQGNDFKSIVFNFMENGSLDPWLHAREDDGSQSKRLSLIERLNIAIDVACALDYLHDHCETHCETSIVHCDLKPSNVLLDEDMVAHVGAFSSSLDIPSSIAAEVMVVIKAIKLAWVRDWKHIWLEVDSSLILNFLHSPQMVPWQL
- the LOC112194097 gene encoding probable LRR receptor-like serine/threonine-protein kinase At3g47570 yields the protein MAFFLPYRTSTPHFSILINLLIPSLFIITLLPSPYSTSAATIISKSNQTDRLALLAIKAQIIKDPNSILSSWNDSLHFCNWTGVTCGLRHQRVMTLNLSSYQLTGSLSPHIGNLTFLSGLNLELNNFHSSLPQEIGHLFRLKYLNLSNNSFSGEIPPNLSNCSSLIWLRLGFNKLIGKIPFELGSLQKLERVQLHYNSLSGPLPSSVGNLSSVRSLSLAVNNLEGKIPESLGRLKNLEFLGFGVNQFSGMVPSSIYNLSSLTRLSLPYNQLQGNLPSDLGFTLPNLLVLNLGHNLFTGTLPASLSNATNLLELDVNGSNFTGEVAIDFGGLTSLWWLILASNSLGTVQANDLSFFNSLSKCRNLQMLDLSDNQFGGVLPDSMSNFSNQLVSLRLGRNQLSGSFPTGIFENLVNLTELMMEKNNFSGGIPAIIGNLWMLWRLDLSANKFSGQIPSSIANMSQLYALYLQNNHFTGTIPSSFGNLSNLQELDLSQNYLNGIIPEKVMSLSSLTISLNLSQNRLTGSLPSKVGDLKNLGNLDLSENILSGEIPSSLGSCVSLEHLHLEGNFFEGTIPSTFRSLRGLQDLDLSHNNLSGQIPDFFQLISLVNLNLSFNNFEGQVPTGGVFKNATGTSIAGNGKLCGGIPEFQLPVCTATKPKKRKMSQGLKFMILLLSGLLGLVLIMSVLVIYRLRKAKTPPSTEASSTKELHLKISYETLLQATRGFSPANLIGSGSFGSVYKGILDEVVVAIKVLYLYQPGALKSFSAECEALRSIRHRNLVKVLTACSSVDFQGNEFKALVYEYMPNGSLESWLHPLSEADDLNGDLRMLSLLQRLNIAIDVALALDYLHHHCEEQIVHCDLKPSNILLDNNMTAHVGDFGLARFIPEASSRSPINQTSSVGLKGTVGYAAPEYGMGSKVTTYGDVYSFGILLLEMFTGKKPTDDMFKDGLQLHNIVKNALPEHISEVLEPLFVEGREGEDDHWTSEEKCIVGQRKNDLNQECLIAILRIGVACSVESPRGRMDISHVVKELQLVRDTLIGSGVD
- the LOC112195336 gene encoding receptor-like protein 33 isoform X2 is translated as MSTWQAMMANKDDAASKLSHLQFHNQYFHQVNYQDAITVTSKGIDMELVKILPVFTSIDFSCNKFNGPIPEEVGELKSLHVINLSDNVFTGEIPSSLGNLQQLESLDISQNNLGGQIPPQLANLSFLSFLNVLYNQLVGEIPKENRPVLSSPTLEGSHQNSGGEIYWDLISAEIGFTCGIGMAIGSLLFCKRWRKWYYRTMFNILVKIFPQLEERCGNYREIEPSMESNAAGFNCGRSSL
- the LOC112195336 gene encoding receptor-like protein 33 isoform X1, whose amino-acid sequence is MSTWQAMMANKDDAASKLSHLQFHNQYFHQVNYQDAITVTSKGIDMELVKILPVFTSIDFSCNKFNGPIPEEVGELKSLHVINLSDNVFTGEIPSSLGNLQQLESLDISQNNLGGQIPPQLANLSFLSFLNVLYNQLVGEIPKGTQISTFSKASFVGNKGLYGPPLTAENRPVLSSPTLEGSHQNSGGEIYWDLISAEIGFTCGIGMAIGSLLFCKRWRKWYYRTMFNILVKIFPQLEERCGNYREIEPSMESNAAGFNCGRSSL